A segment of the Ignavibacteriota bacterium genome:
GCATCGCCGGCAACGACGGGGATCCGAACGTGATCGGCGATGGCGGCAACGGTGCGCAGGAAATATGCGGCGACGGCCTCGATAACGACGGTGACGGCCTCATCGACGAGGGCTGTGATCAATCCGGCAACACCAACGTGACGGTGTACCTCTTCGATTCGGGCAGTCTCAAGGACGACGCGTTTTCACTGCGCGTGAGCGGACGCGGGGAACTCGGCACCACACCACCCGGAGGCGCGCGCACTTATCCCCTGACGTTGTCGCCGGGTGATTACTCCGCGACAGTCACCGTCCTTCTCGCCCCCGACAACACCGGCACCTTCACCATCACAATCACGCAGGGCGGAAGCATCCTCGTGTCGCAGAGCGACTCGCCCGTGCAGGGTGGAGTCGTGGTGATACCGTTCCGGGTCGCAGCACCTTCAGCCACACCAGCCGGAAACGAACCGCCCGTCTTCATCGACATGGAGTCCATCCGCTTCCAGGAAGGACGGCGGCAGTAAGGAGGAGGGGACGGGGGACGGGGGACGGGGGAGTAGGGACGGGAGACGGGGGACGGGGGAGTAGGGACGGGGGACGGGGGACGGGGGACGGGGGAGTAGGGAGTAGGGAGTGGGGAGTTGGGAGTTGGGAGTAGGAGCGGCGTGGCGTGTCCTCACCTTGCTACTTTGCTACATTACCACCTTGCTACCACCTACCATCTACCATCTACCACCTACCATATACCATCTACCATCTACCATCTACCATCCCATCCCCCCTCCTCGTACAGTCTACTGCTTGTCCGGTATCTGCGTGCCCTGCGTTGCCCACACCATCCAGCGGCCGTCGCGTTTGATGTAGGAATCGGTGAAGCGGATGCGCATGTCGAAGGACTTGCCGGCAGCGTCTTTGCCGCGCACGCGGTTGATGCCCGTGACGATAGCGGCGTTACCCTCGACGCGCACACGCATGTCGGAGAGATCGAGTGCTTCGACTTGGCGTTTCGAGGTGGTCACATCGGCGATATCCTCGGCCTTGTTCGATATCGCGCCCGTGCGGCTGCTGACGCTGGAGTAGTCGGACGCAAAATTGCGCTCGAACCATTTCACATCGCGGCGCAAGTCGGCGTCGTTCCAATCCTGCTCCATGTACAGCAGGAACTGATAGTCGTCGAGCGCGTTCGAGACGTTGCTGACAACCTTCCACTGGCCGCCGCGGCGCTCGAGGAAGTGGACGCTGCGGCTGTACTCCATCTCCTCCTTGCCGTCGACCATCGCGGTGGAAGTGTTCCGGTGTGTGATGGTGGCGGTGTTTTCGGTGCAGGAAATGAAGTAGTGGTCCGCCACCGTTTTACCCGCCGCCGCCGGATTCTTCCGCCTGCGCTCGGCCTGCGCCATAAGACCTTCCAGCACCTCTTTCTTGGTTCGAATGCCGCCTGCCCCCATGTTCACGCCGTCGTCGGCGAGCACATTTTCCAGATAGGCGCGGTCGCCGCGCTCCGCGG
Coding sequences within it:
- a CDS encoding nuclear transport factor 2 family protein, which encodes MKHIIFFICLAMVASFTANSQCSDAEKKKLEEFDRTWGEAAERGDRAYLENVLADDGVNMGAGGIRTKKEVLEGLMAQAERRRKNPAAAGKTVADHYFISCTENTATITHRNTSTAMVDGKEEMEYSRSVHFLERRGGQWKVVSNVSNALDDYQFLLYMEQDWNDADLRRDVKWFERNFASDYSSVSSRTGAISNKAEDIADVTTSKRQVEALDLSDMRVRVEGNAAIVTGINRVRGKDAAGKSFDMRIRFTDSYIKRDGRWMVWATQGTQIPDKQ